One part of the Vicia villosa cultivar HV-30 ecotype Madison, WI linkage group LG6, Vvil1.0, whole genome shotgun sequence genome encodes these proteins:
- the LOC131613539 gene encoding uncharacterized protein LOC131613539 → MPTRGRKVPKFTKFSGDTSESTTEHIARYMTKAGDLANNEDLRMKYFPSSLTKNAFTWFTTLPPNSIDTWSQLVRLFHEQFYMGQTKISLKELASIKRKFTEPIDDYLNRFRLLKVRCFTVVPEHELVEMAVGGLDYSIRNKLDTQYLRDMVQLADRVRQVERLKAEKARANKSYKKERVTYVEVDEGEPEIFEDQYGFEDCEVDLAELKEAGPYTCKMITPSNGKNPVEVEKNDKFPKKTYTFDVTKYDEIFDLLVKDGQMVFPPNIKIPPLEQRKKRGYCKYHNFSGHKTS, encoded by the exons ATGCCGACAAG GGGTCGCAAGGTCCCTAAATTTACCAAGTTTTCAGGTGATACTAGTGAATCTACCACAGAACACATAGCCAGGTATATGACGAAGGCTGGAGATTTGGCGAACAATGAAGATCTGAGGATGAAATATTTCCCCAGTTCTCTAACCAAGAACGCTTTCACATGGTTCACAACACTACCACCAAACTCCATAGACACTTGGTCTCAGTTAGtaagattgttccatgaacaattctatatgggtcaaaccaagataagcctCAAAGAGTTGGCCAGTATTAAGAGGAAGTTCACTGAGCCTATAGACGATTATCTGAACAGGTTCCGTTTGCTAAAAGTTAGATGTTTTACAGTGGTAcctgaacatgaattagtcgaaatggccgtTGGGGGTCTAGATTACTCCATCAGGAATAAATTGGACACTCAATATCTGCGAGATATGGTCCAGTTAGCTGATAGAGTTCGCCAGGTCGAAAGATTAAAGGCTGAAAAGgctagagcaaataaaagttataagaaagaaagggTTACCTACGTCGAAGTAGACGAAGGAGAACCAGAAATCTTCGAGGACCAGTATGGTTTCGAAGACTGCGAAGTAgatctagctgaattaaaagaagcaggCCCCTATACTTGCAAGATGATCACACCATCCAACGGGAAAAACCCCGTCGAGGTAGAAAAGAATGATAAGTTTCCTAAGAAAACATACACATTCGATGTAACTAAatatgatgaaatatttgatttgcttgtgaaagatggccaaatggtTTTTCCTCCTAACATTAAGATTCCTCCGTTAGagcaacggaagaagagaggctaCTGTAAATACCATAACTTTTCGGGCCACAAAACCTCATAA